In the Periophthalmus magnuspinnatus isolate fPerMag1 chromosome 4, fPerMag1.2.pri, whole genome shotgun sequence genome, one interval contains:
- the si:ch73-63e15.2 gene encoding protein strawberry notch homolog 2 isoform X3, translating into MSLMHLWTKLYAQLGRPLPKDLSCIDDLSTNSLFSSPADSLSDHAEPFISTDNLDPVPTLWDVNTSTTTTANTPAQSQPELKGSNKFQGLSSLDDITAIISTPPLGGFQPPKTQAPAEEEEDAEEEEAEELGHVDTYAEYKPSKSTIGISHPDKVVETNTLSSVPPPDITYTLSIPESTINSGLLSALQLEAVIYACQQHEVILQNNQRAGFLIGDGAGVGKGRTVAGIILENYLKGRKKALWFSISNDLKFDAERDLKDIDAPYIPVLALNKIKYGDTATSEGVLFATYSALIGESQAGGQHRTRIKQILDWCKPDFDGVIIFDECHKAKNATSTKMGKAVLDLQNKLPRARVVYASATGASEPKNMIYMSRLGIWGEGTPFRTFEDFLHAIEKRGVGAMEIVAMDMKVSGMYIARQLSFTGVSFRIEEIALDDDFKVVYNKAAKLWAEALQVFMRAADDLGLVSRKSLWGQFWSSHQRFFKYLCIAAKVRCLVELAQKELQAGKCIVIGLQSTGESRTREVLDENDGHLDRFVSAAEGVFQSLVTKHFPSEKQRREKPPGNKRKRKPRGRQTKVPKLNVDSGGVINISDDSSSDSDMDTDSNSSPDSLENDDVIFVNHTSCQTARIEEMKQGLLTKIAELGKELPLNTLDELIDKFGGPEKVSEMTGRKGRVVRRADGSVRYESRAEQGLTIDHINIKEKDRFMCGEKLVAIISEAASSGISLQADKRVKNQRRRVHMTLELPWSADRAIQQFGRTHRSNQVTAPEYIFLISELAGERRFASIVAKRLESLGALTHGDRRATESRDLSKYNFENKYGTKALDKITKAILGYIENKVPPPKDYPGGDPLFFRDMKLGLMDVGIFCREPRFGINTEKDCSITKFLNRILGLEVHKQNYLFQYFTDNFDYLIEKDKKEGKYDMGILDLAPGNDEIYEEKQETFLTAGNPQDGQVVLYKISVDRGMPWDEAYTRSLNLSNPDEGFYLSIKPRGNTLSVLLAEQGRGKNFILFKPNIGKQTHPENLDNLQMRYRKVSAEEAKDHWKNQFVFSLKKCSHAIWNGKCKKADEGLDCLQGMRLRQYHMLCGALLRVWKRVSDVVSDITNSSILQIVRLKTKQHNKQVGIKIPENCVMRVRDELLLMDEEVKRRRKERQQQALEQRQAEERMKKMEQDNKHLIANLFSNKPLLNQSLVVAQNQLLKQKLNPQRTQAQSLPPLQRIPGPNLTLQPHQSAHKITLLSQPRTTNNGWSSNTPTCTNQVLSKTMPSPISSSYTFYPQSFTNSFPQIKTLPLHQTTAKVSSKDPLEEILDLTVGSPSLSPDTSDNGGLGIVDGLANHTDFKDDFDLESLITQSAQQSTQSSLLQNHNLLNNHQDLLDLFDLTLPSQNHIQKASPSSSTSSCSSSSSASNNHVTHSRLSTSSLLSPPSSQSLYSPSSSSSLFSNSPYSSQFFPPQTEPLALTNGNCGSGALDVREALNSMLQAGPDRKSVIQYRPQN; encoded by the exons ATGTCTCTCATGCACCTCTGGACTAAACTGTACGCACAACTGGGACGCCCGCTGCCTAAG GACTTGTCCTGCATTGATGACCTCTCTACAAACTCCCTATTCTCATCTCCGGCCGACTCCCTGTCAGACCATGCTGAGCCCTTCATCAGCACAGACAACTTGGACCCAGTTCCCACTTTATGGGACGTCAACACTAGCACCACCACTACCGCAAACACACCAGCACAGAGCCAGCCAGAG CTGAAGGGGAGCAACAAGTTTCAAGGCTTGTCCAGTTTGGATGATATAACAGCTATTATCAGCACCCCACCTTTGGGAGGATTTCAG CCCCCTAAAACACAAGCACcggcagaggaagaagaagatgcagaggaggaggaggcagaggaactGGGGCATGTGGATACCTACGCTGAGTATAAACCCTCCAAAT CCACTATAGGAATTTCCCATCCCGATAAAGTGGTGGAGACCAACACATTGTCCAGTGTCCCTCCCCCAGACATCACATACACCCTCTCTATCCCCGAATCAACCATTAATAGTGGGCTGCTATCGGCACTGCAGTTAGAGGCAGTGATCTATGCCTGCCAG CAACATGAAGTGATCCTCCAGAACAACCAGAGGGCAGGATTCCTGATCGGAGACGGTGCAGGAGTTGGCAAGGGACGCACTGTGGCCGGGATCATCCTGGAAAACTACCTTAAGGGACGAAAGAAAGCACTGTG GTTCAGCATATCCAATGACCTGAAATTTGATGCAGAGAGAGATCTCAAAGATATAGATGCACCATATATTCCTGTGCTTGCCTTAAACAAG ATAAAGTATGGAGACACAGCTACCTCAGAAGGAGTCCTGTTTGCAACTTACTCTGCGCTGATAGGAGAGAGCCAGGCCGGAGGGCAGCACCGGACCAGAATCAAACAGATCTTGGACTGGTGCAAGCCTGACTTTGATGGAGTT ATTATTTTTGATGAATGCCACAAAGCCAAGAATGCCACATCCACAAAGATGGGCAAAGCAGTGCTGGACCTGCAGAACAAGCTGCCCCGGGCCAGAGTGGTGTACGCCAGTGCCACAG GTGCCTCTGAGCCAAAGAATATGATCTACATGAGCCGCCTGGGAATCTGGGGAGAGGGCACGCCATTCAGGACGTTTGAGGACTTCCTGCATGCTATTGAAAAGAG AGGCGTTGGTGCCATGGAGATTGTTGCCATGGACATGAAAGTTAGTGGGATGTACATCGCTCGTCAGCTAAGTTTTACTGGAGTTTCCTTCCGCATTGAAGAGATCGCCCTGGACGACGACTTTAAAGTGGTTTATAATAAAGCTGCCAAACTG tgGGCAGAAGCGCTCCAGGTGTTCATGCGTGCAGCCGATGATCTGGGCCTGGTCAGCAGGAAGTCTCTGTGGGGACAGTTCTGGTCATCTCACCAGCGTTTCTTTAAATACCTCTGCATAGCCGCTAAGGTCCGCTGTCTGGTAGAGCTGGCTCAGAAAGAGCTGCAGGCTGGGAAG TGCATAGTTATAGGTCTACAGTCAACCGGAGAGTCCCGCACAAGAGAAGTCCTGGATGAGAATGATGGACATCTTGACAGATTTGTTTCTGCTGCAGA GGGGGTGTTCCAGTCACTCGTCACAAAACATTTTCCatcagagaagcagagaaggGAGAAACCTCCAGGGAATAAAAGAAAAC GTAAGCCTCGGGGCCGGCAGACCAAGGTGCCGAAACTGAACGTGGACAGTGGAGGCGTGATCAACATCAGTGACGACAGCAGCAGTGACTCTGACATGGACACAGACTCTAACTCCTCCCCCGACTCTCTGGAGAATGATGACGTCATCTTTGTGAATCACACCAGCTGCCAGACAG CAAGAATAGAAGAGATGAAACAAGGTCTTCTCACCAAAATCGCCGAGCTCGGAAAGGAACTACCTCTTAACACTTTGGATGAGCTCATCGATAAGTTTGGAGGTCCAGAGAAAGTCTCAGAG ATGACTGGTCGAAAGGGTCGTGTGGTGCGGCGGGCAGACGGCAGTGTGCGCTACGAGTCACGAGCTGAACAGGGTCTAACTATCGACCACATAAATATCAAAGAAAAAGACCGCTTTATGTGTGGAGAGAAG TTGGTTGCCATTATATCTGAGGCAGCCAGCTCTGGGATTTCCCTCCAAGCCGATAAGCGAGTGAAAAACCAGCGGCGACGAGTGCACATGACGCTGGAGCTGCCGTGGAGCGCAGACCGGGCCATTCAGCAGTTTG GTCGTACACATCGGTCCAACCAGGTAACAGCACCGGAGTACATTTTCCTTATATCCGAGTTGGCTGGGGAGAGACGCTTTGCCTCCATTGTAGCCAAAAGATTAGAGAGTTTG GGTGCTTTAACTCATGGAGACCGAAGAGCCACAGAATCCAGAGATCTGagcaaatacaactttgagaacaag TACGGTACCAAGGCCCTGGACAAAATCACCAAAGCAATACTTGGATACATAGAGAACAAAGTGCCCCCTCCCAAAGACTACCCCGGGGGTGACCCACTGTTCTTCAGAG ACATGAAACTTGGGCTGATGGACGTGGGCATCTTCTGCAGAGAGCCTCGCTTCGGGATCAACACTGAAAAAG attgcTCCATTACTAAGTTCCTGAACCGCATTCTTGGCTTGGAGGTCCACAAACAGAATTATCTCTTCCAATACTTCACTGACAACTTTGACTACTTAATTGAGAAAGACAAGAAGGAGGGGAAGTACGACATGGGGATTCTGG ACCTAGCCCCAGGTAATGATGAGATCTATGAGGAGAAACAAGAGACTTTTCTGACAGCTGGGAATCCTCAAGACGGACAGGTCGTTCTTTATAAG ATCAGTGTGGACAGAGGAATGCCCTGGGATGAGGCCTACACCAGGTCATTAAATCTGAGCAATCCTGATGAAGGGTTCTACCTGTCTATCAAA CCAAGAGGGAATACTCTGTCTGTGCTGCTGGCTGAACAAGGAAGAGGCAAAAACTTTATTCTATTCAAGCCCAATATCGGCAAACAAACCCACCCAGAAAACCTGGATAATCTGCAGATGCGCTATAGAAAG GTGAGTGCAGAGGAAGCCAAGGACCACTGGAAGAATCAGTTTGTCTTTTCACTCAAGAAGTGCAGCCATGCGATCTG GAATGGGAAGTGTAAGAAGGCGGACGAGGGCCTGGACTGTCTGCAAGGCATGCGGCTGAGGCAGTACCACATGTTGTGTGGAGCGCTGCTCCGAGTCTGGAAACGAGTATCCGACGTGGTGTCTGACATCACCAACTCCAGCATCCTGCAGATCGTCCGCCTCAAGACCAAGCAACACAATAAGCAAGTTG GCATTAAGATCCCAGAGAACTGTGTGATGCGTGTGCGTGACGAGCTGCTGCTGATGGATGAGGAGGTGAAGCGGCGCCGCAAAGAGCGGCAGCAGCAGGCCTTGGAGCAGCGCCAGGCTGAAGAGCGCATGAAAAAGATGGAGCAGGACAACAAGCACCTCATAGCCAATCTCTTCAGCAACAAACCCCTCCTGAACCAGTCCCTCGTCGTGGCCCAAAACCAGCTTCTCAAACAGAAACTCAACCCACAGCGGACACAGGCTCAGAGCCTACCACCACTGCAGCGAATACCAGGCCCCAACCTCACTTTACAGCCGCACCAGTCCGCTCATAAAATCACACTGTTGAGCCAGCCCAGGACCACCAACAATGGCTGGTCCAGTAATACTCCCACTTGCACCAACCAGGTGCTGTCTAAGACTATGCCCAGCCCTATCAGCTCAAGTTACACCTTTTATCCACAATCCTTCACTAATAGTTTCCCTCAGATTAAGACCCTTCCTCTCCACCAGACCACCGCTAAAGTGTCTTCCAAAGATCCCCTCGAGGAGATCTTGGACTTGACCGTGGGCTCaccttccctctccccagacacctcAGACAATGGTGGACTGGGCATAGTCGACGGTCTGGCCAATCACACAGACTTTAAGGATGATTTTGATTTGGAGTCATTGATTACGCAAAGCGCCCAGCAGAGCACCCAGTCCAGCCTGCTACAGAACCACAACCTTTTGAATAACCATCAAGACTTGTTAGATTTGTTTGACTTGACGTTGCCCTCCCAGAACCACATACAAAAAGCCAGCCCTTCATCTTCtacctcctcctgttcctccagctcctctgcttCAAACAACCACGTCACACACAGCCGACTGTCCACATCATCGCTTCTATCTCCTCCTTCGTCACAATCTCTTTATagtccttcttcctcctcttctctattCTCCAACTCACCATACTCATCTCAGTTCTTCCCCCCTCAAACCGAACCTCTTGCTCTAACTAATGGCAACTGCGGTTCAGGTGCCCTGGATGTACGCGAGGCTCTCAACAGCATGCTACAGGCCGGACCAGACCGCAAGTCTGTCATCCAGTACCGACCTCAGAATTAA